In Desulfomonile tiedjei DSM 6799, a genomic segment contains:
- a CDS encoding glycosyltransferase family 2 protein, which yields MNQLEEYSAVENTHEEITIVIPAYNEETTIVDVVKETRTVLPEARVLVIDDGSKDATAVRAREAGADVISHPLNKGNGAAIKTALRAIKGGVVAVLDGDGQHDPRELPKLLGYLKEYDLVVGARSFNGNEGHWLRTAGNLFLRRLASFLSEQKIADLTSGFRAFRHAVAARFLHIYPNGYSFPSTSTLSFITAGYSVKFVPIQVRRRPKLTQSKLRPFRDGFRFLTFILRVVTIANPNKIFFPAGLAMVIAGIILTIRNLIMFAQFSGGTVLFLAGGINIIFFGLILDQFASLRLQERD from the coding sequence ATGAACCAGCTAGAAGAATATTCTGCGGTCGAGAATACCCACGAGGAAATCACCATTGTGATTCCTGCCTACAACGAGGAGACCACTATCGTTGACGTGGTGAAAGAAACAAGAACGGTACTCCCGGAAGCACGGGTGCTCGTGATTGATGACGGTTCCAAAGATGCAACTGCCGTTCGTGCCCGTGAAGCAGGGGCGGATGTCATCTCCCACCCTCTGAACAAGGGAAACGGTGCAGCCATAAAGACCGCTTTGAGGGCTATCAAAGGAGGGGTCGTGGCCGTGCTTGACGGGGACGGACAACACGATCCGCGGGAGCTGCCAAAGCTGCTGGGTTATTTGAAAGAGTACGATCTCGTGGTGGGGGCTCGATCGTTTAACGGAAATGAAGGACACTGGTTGCGGACAGCGGGAAATCTCTTTCTGCGAAGACTTGCGTCGTTTCTTTCCGAACAGAAAATAGCCGACCTCACTTCCGGGTTTCGGGCATTCAGGCACGCTGTAGCAGCACGTTTTCTCCACATCTATCCGAATGGTTACTCTTTTCCGTCCACAAGCACTTTGAGTTTCATTACCGCAGGATACAGTGTAAAATTCGTTCCCATTCAGGTTCGCCGCAGACCGAAGCTGACACAGAGCAAATTACGGCCGTTCCGCGACGGCTTTCGGTTTCTGACGTTCATCCTTCGTGTGGTAACCATCGCCAACCCCAACAAGATCTTTTTCCCTGCCGGGCTTGCCATGGTGATTGCCGGTATTATCCTGACCATTCGCAATCTCATCATGTTTGCCCAGTTCTCCGGAGGCACGGTTCTCTTTCTGGCAGGAGGTATAAACATCATTTTCTTCGGGTTGATCCTGGACCAGTTCGCGTCCCTGCGGCTCCAGGAACGCGATTGA
- a CDS encoding two-CW domain-containing protein, which yields MSERLNCWQVLGCNNEQNCPAFPEHGRNCFAVTATLCRGETQGTYDEKIAKCRKGCKFFQDMMDGSV from the coding sequence ATGTCTGAGAGGCTAAATTGTTGGCAAGTTCTCGGTTGTAATAACGAGCAGAATTGTCCGGCGTTTCCGGAACACGGGCGCAATTGTTTCGCGGTCACGGCTACTCTCTGTAGAGGCGAAACACAGGGGACCTATGATGAAAAAATCGCCAAATGTCGTAAAGGATGCAAATTTTTCCAAGACATGATGGATGGGTCAGTTTAG